Proteins encoded by one window of Hafnia alvei:
- a CDS encoding helix-turn-helix transcriptional regulator: MPAEIKVYLEDANQAYSSGVWCLLEEIFTENMGMLLKRIDGVSATVALRDADIYVTPFSAGIDRICAYMFSHHKKNFLLIGISIGQNLPIIENLCPCLQSVFIRRVDSVEQVRHKVSQAWTISNEKKEEKCRSCCRLLLTAGEKRVIHYLYRGFSVSQVGNILGIGMKMASQRKREVMRKYNLHSDVELWNFLNKWREYLIPSE, encoded by the coding sequence GTGCCTGCAGAGATTAAAGTATACCTTGAGGATGCTAATCAAGCCTATAGCTCCGGTGTGTGGTGCCTATTAGAGGAAATCTTCACTGAAAATATGGGGATGCTTCTGAAACGGATTGATGGAGTTTCAGCAACAGTTGCATTACGTGATGCAGATATCTATGTAACACCATTCAGTGCAGGAATAGACCGAATTTGCGCTTATATGTTTAGTCATCATAAAAAAAATTTCCTTCTTATTGGTATTAGTATAGGACAAAATTTGCCGATTATTGAGAACCTATGCCCATGTTTACAAAGCGTTTTTATCCGAAGAGTTGACTCTGTTGAGCAAGTTCGTCATAAGGTGTCTCAAGCTTGGACTATATCAAACGAAAAAAAAGAAGAAAAATGCCGTTCATGCTGTCGCTTATTATTAACTGCAGGTGAAAAACGTGTAATCCATTATTTATATAGGGGGTTTAGTGTGTCTCAAGTTGGTAATATTCTAGGGATAGGAATGAAAATGGCAAGTCAAAGAAAACGGGAAGTTATGAGGAAGTATAATTTGCACTCTGACGTAGAACTGTGGAATTTTCTTAACAAATGGCGAGAATATTTAATTCCTTCTGAATAA
- a CDS encoding sigma-54 interaction domain-containing protein — MLTVGWNIKTIDRTAMIADVISEFRNMDVYIDSMHVSSCEIFIRFSIPSEKKLQYLLGNLLINNDILSIYPANGEPATSPSSHFAHIVISNYGVINDFNSSAEKVFSLLRHEMIGRNISALIDWEEVKDFRCGKVSTKEIENKITGEIISCTIRPVLHNNKITGANIILGTAKNTSLIHTPKSKKLSSDFDELIYASPIMADCLAAARKIAQSKYTVLIRGETGTGKELIARSIHDSSERRNNAFEAINCAAIPESLVESELFGYEYGAFSGALKGGKMGLFESANHGTVFLDEFGELSLSLQSKLLRVLQDGMIKRVGGLKTQHVNVRVIVATNQNLEHLIEQKLFREDLYYRVNILPIVIPPLRDRKEDILPLVSYFFQKYSQELDKKLTLLPSALATLTAYSWPGNVRELKNILLRTMLLAEKQEIAGTDIPLPENKHLEEHIHNGSIKAMIEKQERDIIRKYLVSLGSARKVASQVGLSHTTVLNKIKQYHLEHLLSRNKK, encoded by the coding sequence ATGCTTACCGTTGGGTGGAATATAAAAACTATCGATCGCACAGCTATGATTGCTGATGTGATTAGTGAATTCAGAAACATGGATGTTTATATTGATTCAATGCACGTATCATCTTGTGAAATTTTCATTCGCTTTAGCATTCCCTCGGAAAAAAAACTTCAATACTTACTAGGTAATTTACTGATAAATAATGACATTTTAAGCATATATCCTGCTAATGGCGAACCGGCTACATCACCCTCTTCGCACTTTGCCCACATTGTTATTTCAAACTACGGCGTTATTAATGACTTTAACTCTAGCGCAGAAAAAGTGTTCAGCTTATTACGCCATGAAATGATTGGCAGAAATATATCTGCACTGATTGATTGGGAAGAAGTTAAAGATTTTCGCTGTGGGAAAGTCAGCACTAAAGAAATAGAAAACAAGATCACCGGGGAGATAATTAGCTGCACTATCCGCCCTGTATTACACAATAACAAAATTACGGGTGCCAATATTATTCTTGGTACGGCCAAGAATACATCTCTAATACATACGCCCAAGAGTAAAAAGCTATCCTCTGATTTCGATGAACTCATCTACGCAAGCCCTATCATGGCTGACTGCTTAGCCGCAGCACGCAAAATAGCGCAAAGTAAATACACCGTCCTGATTCGGGGCGAAACAGGTACAGGCAAAGAGCTCATTGCACGATCTATTCACGACTCCAGCGAACGGCGGAACAATGCTTTTGAAGCGATAAACTGCGCAGCAATTCCTGAATCTTTAGTTGAAAGCGAACTGTTCGGCTACGAATACGGTGCTTTTAGCGGTGCACTTAAAGGCGGCAAGATGGGCTTGTTTGAAAGTGCCAATCACGGCACTGTTTTTCTTGATGAATTTGGTGAGCTTTCTCTTTCCCTTCAAAGCAAGCTGCTGCGAGTGCTGCAAGACGGAATGATTAAGCGCGTGGGAGGACTCAAGACACAGCATGTGAATGTGAGAGTGATCGTAGCCACCAACCAAAATCTAGAACACCTGATTGAACAGAAGCTGTTTCGCGAAGATCTCTATTATCGTGTCAATATTCTGCCTATCGTCATCCCGCCACTTAGAGATCGCAAAGAAGATATTCTTCCACTCGTCAGTTATTTTTTCCAAAAATACAGCCAAGAACTGGATAAAAAACTAACGCTGTTGCCCAGCGCTCTCGCCACGCTAACTGCGTACTCATGGCCAGGCAACGTACGTGAATTAAAGAATATCCTACTTAGAACCATGCTATTAGCAGAGAAACAAGAAATCGCGGGTACTGATATCCCACTGCCTGAAAATAAGCATCTAGAAGAACATATACACAATGGCAGCATTAAGGCGATGATAGAAAAACAAGAGCGCGACATTATTAGGAAATATCTTGTTTCGCTGGGTTCTGCCAGGAAGGTCGCAAGCCAAGTGGGGCTATCACACACCACGGTGCTCAATAAAATTAAGCAATATCATTTAGAGCATTTGCTGTCTCGCAACAAAAAATAG
- a CDS encoding OB-fold-containig protein — protein MILLSAYNAPFLFALAFIISLGVLEILSLLIGASAFSHIDSSIGTHLDLATGDNLLVQALSWLHIGKLPLLVTLVLLLGSFAIIGISGQYLMISLLQTPLSAGLMALISFVLSLPTLHFIGRWLAPYLPKDESFAVSEDSFIGSMALVTQSAGQPGMSAECKIIDAYGQPHYFLIEPENSDVIFTRGERVLIIAKISAARFLASKNPWPNLL, from the coding sequence GTGATACTACTCTCAGCCTATAACGCCCCTTTTCTCTTTGCACTCGCGTTCATCATTTCACTTGGTGTATTAGAAATTCTATCGTTGTTAATAGGCGCTAGCGCATTTAGTCATATAGATTCCTCCATAGGAACTCATCTTGATCTCGCCACTGGGGATAACCTGTTAGTGCAGGCGCTGAGCTGGTTGCACATTGGCAAACTTCCGCTATTGGTTACGCTCGTTTTACTGCTGGGTAGCTTTGCTATTATTGGCATCAGCGGGCAATATTTAATGATTAGCCTGCTTCAAACACCGCTATCAGCAGGGTTAATGGCTCTGATTTCATTTGTACTATCGTTGCCTACTTTACATTTCATAGGGCGATGGCTCGCCCCATATCTCCCAAAAGATGAATCCTTTGCTGTGTCAGAAGATAGTTTTATTGGTTCAATGGCTCTCGTGACTCAATCAGCAGGCCAGCCAGGGATGTCAGCCGAATGCAAAATTATCGATGCCTACGGACAACCCCATTATTTTTTGATCGAACCAGAAAACTCAGACGTTATTTTTACCCGAGGAGAACGCGTACTCATTATTGCCAAAATATCGGCAGCGCGATTTTTAGCAAGTAAAAACCCTTGGCCTAATTTGCTGTAA
- a CDS encoding winged helix-turn-helix domain-containing protein, giving the protein MIYRISHSIIYTPDDGSIKLISDDPSYFSTGEITLAPTANRLLSLLIAHHGSILQRDELLEQVWDAHGLKASNNSLNQYVSMLRRNFADLGIEEVVIVTIPTVGFMFSKDIDVTIESSLPIEPSTAEIAAPEIITDTGEALSTAAPQSKAVVKNKWQKFIIIALVFLTIANGIYYFLSVTPPPSFESRYLVGKIDSCPVYSFYHTDRTNRDKLLALANDSLKNSDLSCRLGSDIYLKVGDSALQGKKAMIFVTICEQINDDKYSSCHSNYTN; this is encoded by the coding sequence ATGATCTACCGAATCAGTCACTCTATTATCTATACCCCAGATGACGGTAGCATAAAGCTCATCAGCGACGATCCGAGCTATTTTTCAACCGGTGAGATCACGCTAGCACCAACGGCTAACCGCCTACTTAGCCTACTTATCGCACATCATGGCAGCATCCTGCAACGCGATGAGCTACTTGAACAGGTTTGGGACGCTCATGGTTTAAAAGCGTCTAACAATAGCCTAAACCAGTATGTCAGCATGCTTCGCCGCAACTTTGCCGATCTTGGCATCGAAGAAGTGGTGATCGTGACGATTCCCACGGTTGGCTTTATGTTCAGCAAGGATATCGATGTCACCATTGAGAGCTCTTTGCCCATTGAACCTTCAACAGCAGAAATAGCAGCGCCTGAGATTATTACGGATACAGGCGAAGCACTATCCACAGCAGCACCACAGTCTAAGGCTGTAGTAAAAAATAAGTGGCAGAAGTTCATCATAATTGCCTTGGTTTTCTTAACTATCGCCAACGGAATCTATTATTTTCTCTCAGTCACTCCGCCCCCTTCTTTCGAAAGCCGCTATCTGGTCGGGAAAATAGATTCATGTCCAGTTTACAGCTTTTACCATACCGATAGAACGAATAGAGATAAGCTTCTCGCCCTAGCGAATGATAGCTTAAAAAACTCAGATCTCAGCTGTCGCTTAGGCAGCGATATTTATCTTAAAGTTGGGGATTCTGCACTTCAGGGTAAAAAAGCAATGATCTTCGTTACTATCTGTGAACAGATAAATGATGACAAGTATTCCAGCTGCCATAGCAACTATACTAATTAA
- a CDS encoding GNAT family N-acetyltransferase: protein MKILKAQPEDVKKILPLYLGYRKFYEVSESKEAAEEFLTNRITLGESVIYYLEDNGKAVGFTQLYPLFCSLEMKRIWLLYDLYVAPEARKHGVAKQLIERADQLAKETNSAFIMLSTATDNTKAQALYESNGYVRDEAFYVYNKLV from the coding sequence ATGAAAATTTTAAAAGCCCAGCCAGAAGATGTTAAAAAAATCCTTCCTTTATATCTTGGATACCGCAAATTTTATGAGGTCAGCGAATCTAAAGAAGCTGCTGAAGAATTTCTGACAAACCGTATTACGCTCGGTGAATCAGTCATCTACTATTTAGAAGATAATGGAAAAGCCGTAGGCTTTACTCAGCTTTATCCGCTGTTCTGCTCACTAGAAATGAAACGAATCTGGTTACTTTATGATTTGTATGTAGCGCCAGAGGCAAGAAAACACGGTGTTGCTAAACAACTCATTGAACGTGCTGATCAGTTAGCAAAAGAAACAAACTCTGCTTTCATTATGCTTAGTACTGCCACTGATAATACAAAAGCACAGGCACTCTACGAAAGTAACGGGTATGTCCGCGACGAAGCATTCTACGTTTATAATAAATTAGTTTAA
- a CDS encoding FidL-like protein has product MKKIFGVVLAINLIFALWVYFAPHTASHKEKLDIFCESTLKLSTNRDNENVPFHFSGTVLVRFKPDSTGYIGLSGDAEYNGTTYYVAREVGFQYQPKDTNNILSIKLNAQHIAARDNTPTQLIENNITGKPNADLVYIVRRANSNTYSIGNMYSPIIMCVDKS; this is encoded by the coding sequence ATGAAAAAAATATTCGGTGTTGTTTTGGCAATTAATCTTATTTTTGCATTGTGGGTTTATTTTGCACCGCATACCGCATCACATAAGGAAAAACTCGATATATTTTGTGAATCTACCCTTAAACTTAGCACCAACCGAGATAATGAAAATGTACCCTTTCATTTTTCAGGCACCGTTTTAGTTCGCTTTAAACCAGATTCAACTGGATATATCGGATTATCTGGCGATGCTGAATACAATGGAACTACCTATTATGTTGCTAGAGAAGTTGGATTCCAATACCAACCTAAAGACACTAACAATATACTTTCAATAAAATTAAACGCACAACATATAGCAGCACGTGACAACACCCCAACGCAGCTTATCGAAAACAACATCACTGGGAAACCGAACGCTGATTTAGTGTATATTGTGCGCCGCGCTAACAGTAACACTTATAGCATTGGCAATATGTACAGCCCTATTATTATGTGCGTTGATAAATCTTAA
- a CDS encoding amino acid permease has translation MSTIASLSETKRQYKSVPLTAYDIGWILLCIGMAIGAGTVLVPVQIGLKGIWVFIVAFLIAYPATYMLQNLYMKTLSESDICEDYSNIITQYLGKNWGIALGIIYFIMLVHGMFIYSISVIYDSASYLKTFGVTDQILSNSAVYKLIVFMVLVFIASRGERLLFKISGPMVVIKVGIIILLGLVMIPHWDLNNITAFPEMGVFCRDVLLTAPFAFFSAVFVQILNPMNIAYRKREEDKQLATYKAIRVHRISYIILISIIIFFSFSFTFSMSHEQAVEAFNLNISALAMAAKVIPGTLVHVMTTLLNIFAVLTAFLGIYLGFQEAVKGILVNIIQRFIPEDRINHKALGLGVYIFIVLLLFAWVSLGFSVVIFFHIGSPLYGIVSCLIPCYLVYKVKKLHKFKGVQTWCVLAFGILLVISPFLKFFE, from the coding sequence ATGTCGACCATTGCTTCCCTAAGTGAAACAAAGCGGCAATACAAAAGCGTTCCTCTCACGGCCTATGACATTGGCTGGATATTACTGTGCATCGGCATGGCTATTGGGGCTGGAACCGTATTAGTTCCAGTACAAATCGGTTTGAAAGGTATTTGGGTATTTATTGTCGCATTTTTAATCGCCTACCCTGCTACTTACATGCTACAGAATCTTTATATGAAAACGCTCTCAGAGAGCGATATCTGTGAAGACTACTCCAACATTATCACCCAGTACCTTGGCAAAAACTGGGGCATAGCTCTGGGGATCATCTATTTCATCATGCTGGTCCACGGCATGTTTATCTATTCTATTTCAGTTATTTACGATAGTGCTTCATATTTAAAAACGTTTGGGGTAACGGATCAGATTCTGTCTAACTCTGCTGTATATAAACTCATCGTTTTTATGGTACTAGTGTTTATTGCTTCTCGCGGTGAACGCTTGTTATTTAAAATATCAGGGCCGATGGTTGTCATAAAAGTGGGCATTATTATCCTACTCGGCTTAGTGATGATCCCTCACTGGGATTTGAATAATATTACCGCATTTCCTGAAATGGGTGTTTTTTGTCGAGACGTTTTGTTAACGGCCCCTTTTGCTTTCTTCTCTGCTGTGTTTGTACAAATCTTAAATCCGATGAACATTGCCTATAGAAAAAGAGAGGAGGATAAGCAGCTTGCCACTTATAAAGCCATCCGCGTACATCGCATTTCCTATATTATCCTCATTAGTATAATAATATTCTTTTCATTCTCTTTTACCTTCTCAATGAGCCACGAGCAGGCCGTAGAAGCCTTTAACTTGAATATTTCTGCTCTCGCCATGGCAGCAAAGGTTATCCCCGGAACGCTTGTCCACGTGATGACAACGCTGCTAAATATCTTCGCAGTATTAACAGCGTTCTTGGGTATCTATTTAGGTTTTCAAGAAGCCGTTAAAGGTATTTTAGTTAATATCATCCAACGGTTCATTCCAGAAGATAGAATCAACCATAAAGCGCTTGGGCTAGGCGTTTATATTTTTATTGTTCTGCTACTGTTTGCTTGGGTTTCTCTTGGTTTCTCCGTGGTGATCTTCTTCCATATCGGCAGCCCACTCTACGGCATCGTATCATGTTTAATCCCGTGTTATCTTGTCTATAAAGTTAAAAAACTACATAAATTCAAAGGAGTGCAAACATGGTGTGTGTTAGCGTTTGGCATACTGCTGGTCATATCACCTTTCCTTAAATTTTTCGAATAG
- a CDS encoding helix-turn-helix domain-containing protein — MIANNMFNDEDFVFPEVGEREMACERLIFNTTEDLLLAMQDANISQSELAKKMGKSKAHVCQLLDGSRNMTLKTLSDMAYALGAIAKVVILREGVDVSHVVAPELKQLAWNMSDVRTNPVQTIKITIKASNAEYQTKCY, encoded by the coding sequence ATGATTGCTAACAATATGTTTAATGATGAAGATTTTGTTTTTCCTGAGGTTGGAGAGCGAGAGATGGCGTGTGAACGCCTGATTTTCAACACAACCGAGGATCTTCTTTTGGCAATGCAGGATGCGAACATTTCACAGTCAGAACTTGCTAAAAAGATGGGGAAATCTAAAGCCCATGTGTGCCAGTTGCTTGACGGCTCTAGAAATATGACTCTCAAAACTCTTTCTGATATGGCATATGCATTAGGAGCAATTGCGAAAGTTGTCATACTAAGAGAGGGGGTTGATGTTTCACATGTTGTTGCCCCTGAATTAAAACAGCTTGCATGGAACATGAGTGATGTCAGAACAAATCCTGTACAGACCATCAAGATTACTATTAAAGCCAGTAATGCGGAATACCAAACAAAATGTTACTAA
- the megL gene encoding methionine gamma-lyase — protein sequence MELRDKGYNTKIIHAGQHPDATTGALATPIFQTSTFVFENAKQGAARFALEEPGYIYTRLGNPTQTALEEKIAMLEGGEAALATASGMAAISSTLLTLCGQGDHIVASEAIYGCTHALLSHSMPKFGIEVTFVDAANIENIKAAIKPNTKVIYIETPANPTLSIIDIEQSAKLAHANDALLVVDNTFMSPYCQNPLKFGADIVVHSVTKYINGHGDVIGGVIVGDQEFINQARFVGVKDITGGCISPFNAWLTLRGLKTLAVRMERHCQNAMQVAKFLSSHSAVTKVYYPGLPEHPNYELGKKQMSNFGAVISFEIKGGVEAGQTVMDSVELCLLAVSLGDTETLIQHPASMTHSPMLPEERMKAGITDGLIRISVGLEDPEDIIADLEQAFNKAIY from the coding sequence ATGGAACTGCGCGACAAAGGCTATAACACTAAAATCATCCATGCAGGACAGCATCCCGATGCAACAACCGGTGCGCTAGCCACCCCTATTTTTCAGACTTCTACATTCGTATTCGAAAACGCTAAACAAGGTGCCGCTAGGTTTGCCCTTGAGGAGCCCGGATATATCTACACACGCCTTGGAAACCCAACGCAAACGGCTCTTGAGGAAAAAATTGCCATGTTAGAGGGAGGCGAAGCTGCGCTTGCCACCGCATCAGGGATGGCCGCTATTTCATCAACGCTGCTAACACTATGCGGACAAGGCGATCATATCGTTGCTTCTGAGGCAATATATGGTTGTACCCATGCGTTGTTATCGCACAGCATGCCTAAATTCGGGATAGAAGTTACTTTTGTCGATGCTGCCAATATAGAGAACATCAAAGCAGCAATAAAACCGAATACCAAAGTGATTTATATTGAAACTCCTGCCAATCCTACCTTATCCATTATCGATATCGAGCAAAGCGCCAAACTCGCTCATGCCAACGATGCATTATTAGTCGTCGATAACACGTTTATGTCACCCTATTGTCAGAACCCACTTAAATTTGGCGCCGATATCGTAGTTCACAGCGTGACTAAATATATTAATGGGCACGGCGATGTAATTGGTGGCGTGATCGTAGGTGACCAAGAATTCATCAATCAGGCGCGCTTTGTCGGCGTTAAAGATATAACAGGTGGCTGCATCAGTCCTTTCAACGCGTGGCTCACGCTACGTGGATTAAAAACATTGGCCGTGCGCATGGAGCGCCATTGTCAGAATGCCATGCAGGTGGCAAAATTTTTATCCTCGCATTCTGCCGTCACAAAGGTTTATTATCCCGGCCTGCCAGAACACCCAAACTATGAATTGGGCAAAAAACAGATGTCGAATTTTGGCGCTGTGATTAGCTTTGAAATCAAAGGGGGCGTTGAAGCGGGGCAAACAGTGATGGACTCCGTTGAGCTATGCCTGCTTGCAGTCAGCCTTGGCGATACTGAAACCTTGATTCAGCATCCTGCCTCTATGACGCATTCACCTATGTTACCAGAGGAAAGAATGAAAGCCGGTATTACCGATGGCCTAATAAGAATATCTGTAGGACTTGAAGATCCTGAAGATATCATCGCTGACCTCGAACAAGCCTTTAATAAGGCGATTTATTAA
- a CDS encoding flotillin family protein, which produces MFEMDNIPYWGFVSFGVLIVLLVIGIIFSRLYERASAEQSFVRTGLGGLKVVMSGGAIVLPIFHELIHINMNTLKLEVSRSMKDSLITKDRMRVDVVVAFFVRVKPTIEGIATAAQTLGQRTLSPEDLRILIEDKFVDALRATASQMTMHDLQDTREHFVQGVQNTVAEDLTKNGLELESVSLTNFNQTSKEFFDPNNAFDAEGLTKLTQETERRRRERNEVEQDIEVAVREKNRDAMSRKLEIEQQESFMTFDQEQQVKTRSAEQSANIAVFEAERRREAEQSRISTERQIQEAEIAREQAVRTRKVEAEREIRIKEIEQQQVTEIAAQDKDIAIASKSEQQSQAQARANDALAEAVRAEEHVVTTRETAEADRAKQVALIVAKQSAETEAVQLTLKAQAEKEAAELQASAIIKLAEATLKKGLAEAEAQRALNDAVNILSDNQTSLKFKLALLQSLPSIIEKSVEPMKSIDGIKIIQVDGLNRNGPATAGSSSEPNSNGGSGNLAEQAMTAALSYRTHAPIVDSLLKEVGLSGGSLAALTAALPNTLGHADLTATEHPVQENISVVGNENAPLPA; this is translated from the coding sequence ATGTTTGAAATGGATAACATCCCTTATTGGGGATTTGTTTCATTTGGTGTATTAATCGTATTGTTGGTTATCGGGATTATTTTTTCTCGGCTCTATGAGCGCGCTTCAGCAGAGCAATCTTTTGTTAGAACCGGTTTAGGGGGGCTGAAAGTTGTCATGAGCGGAGGAGCGATCGTACTCCCTATATTTCATGAGCTTATTCACATCAATATGAATACCCTCAAGCTGGAAGTCAGTCGCTCTATGAAAGACAGCCTGATCACCAAAGATCGTATGCGAGTCGATGTGGTCGTCGCATTCTTTGTACGTGTAAAACCAACCATTGAAGGCATCGCAACCGCGGCACAGACGTTAGGACAAAGAACGCTGTCACCGGAAGATCTGCGCATCCTTATTGAAGACAAATTTGTAGATGCGCTGCGTGCAACGGCATCACAAATGACCATGCATGACCTCCAAGACACCCGTGAACACTTCGTTCAAGGTGTGCAAAATACGGTCGCTGAAGATTTAACTAAGAACGGCCTTGAGCTGGAAAGCGTGTCATTAACCAACTTTAACCAAACCTCAAAGGAGTTCTTCGATCCTAACAATGCGTTTGATGCTGAGGGACTAACCAAGCTCACTCAGGAAACCGAACGCCGCCGCCGCGAACGTAATGAAGTTGAACAAGATATAGAAGTTGCCGTACGTGAAAAGAACCGCGATGCCATGTCACGTAAGCTAGAAATTGAGCAGCAAGAATCATTCATGACCTTTGACCAAGAGCAGCAGGTTAAAACCCGTAGCGCTGAGCAAAGCGCTAATATTGCCGTATTCGAGGCTGAACGTCGTCGAGAAGCGGAGCAGAGCCGTATTAGTACCGAACGCCAGATTCAGGAAGCAGAAATCGCACGAGAACAGGCTGTACGCACTCGCAAAGTTGAAGCTGAACGTGAAATTAGAATAAAAGAAATTGAACAACAACAAGTTACCGAAATTGCTGCACAGGACAAAGATATTGCTATTGCCAGTAAATCAGAACAGCAATCTCAAGCTCAGGCAAGAGCAAACGATGCATTAGCCGAGGCAGTACGAGCCGAAGAGCATGTGGTGACAACTAGAGAAACGGCCGAGGCAGATCGTGCCAAGCAGGTTGCGCTAATCGTTGCTAAACAATCAGCAGAAACTGAAGCCGTACAGCTAACGCTAAAAGCTCAAGCCGAGAAGGAAGCGGCAGAGCTGCAAGCATCCGCCATCATTAAACTTGCTGAAGCAACATTGAAAAAAGGACTTGCTGAAGCTGAAGCTCAGAGGGCGTTAAATGATGCGGTTAATATACTGTCTGATAATCAGACCAGCTTAAAATTCAAACTGGCGCTATTACAGTCCTTGCCTAGCATCATTGAAAAATCCGTTGAGCCAATGAAATCTATCGACGGAATCAAAATAATCCAGGTTGACGGTTTAAACCGTAATGGTCCAGCTACAGCCGGTAGTTCGTCAGAACCAAACAGCAATGGCGGCAGCGGCAATCTCGCGGAACAAGCCATGACGGCCGCGTTATCCTACCGTACACATGCGCCGATTGTAGACTCCTTGCTCAAAGAAGTCGGCCTTTCGGGTGGTTCATTAGCTGCGCTCACCGCGGCATTACCCAACACGCTTGGTCATGCAGATCTGACGGCGACTGAACATCCAGTACAAGAAAATATATCGGTTGTTGGCAACGAAAACGCTCCGCTACCTGCTTAA
- a CDS encoding GNAT family N-acetyltransferase → MNNEYNQFNQPVGHSLPHWNGCEVPTQSVLNGQYCRLERVSAVHADDLFEAYQLSGSEKDWTYLPAGPFKDRQAFDLHFNAILASVDPLHYAVVDLATGKAIGTVALMRIDAKNGVIEMGWVVYSRALMRTRMATEAQFLLMSYVMDNLHYRRYEWKCDSLNEGSRKAALRLGFKFEGLFRNATVYKGRTRDTAWFSIIDEEWPEVRNALVSWLSSDNFDNQGQQRHSLNDVRNNSMA, encoded by the coding sequence ATGAATAATGAATATAATCAGTTCAACCAACCAGTAGGACATAGCTTACCTCATTGGAATGGATGTGAGGTGCCAACCCAATCCGTGCTTAACGGGCAGTATTGCCGGTTAGAAAGGGTATCCGCTGTTCATGCTGACGATCTGTTCGAAGCTTATCAATTGTCCGGCTCAGAAAAGGATTGGACGTATCTTCCTGCTGGCCCATTTAAGGATCGACAGGCGTTTGATCTTCACTTCAACGCAATCTTAGCTTCGGTGGATCCACTGCACTATGCGGTTGTTGATTTAGCGACGGGTAAGGCGATTGGTACCGTTGCGCTTATGCGCATTGATGCGAAAAATGGCGTGATTGAAATGGGATGGGTGGTTTATTCCAGAGCATTAATGCGTACTCGTATGGCGACGGAAGCACAGTTTCTGTTGATGTCATATGTTATGGATAATCTCCATTACCGTCGCTATGAATGGAAATGCGATTCCCTGAATGAAGGGTCGCGTAAAGCTGCGTTGCGATTAGGATTCAAATTTGAAGGCCTATTCCGTAATGCCACGGTCTATAAAGGAAGAACCCGTGACACCGCATGGTTTTCGATTATCGATGAAGAATGGCCAGAAGTTCGAAATGCACTTGTCTCTTGGTTAAGCTCGGATAATTTTGATAATCAAGGCCAGCAACGCCATAGCCTAAATGATGTTAGAAATAACAGCATGGCATGA
- a CDS encoding RrF2 family transcriptional regulator — protein sequence MAFYSSGVEYGLHSLLCMVDSKGDDREMNVREMAELQGVPFDYLAKIFTRLSRAGLVVSTEGKGGGFRLARAPELITALDVAQAIDGTKTVFECKEIRQRLAVFEETPPAWACEGPCSIRAVMDGAQQRMEEELARHTILDLARRTFRKAPDTFAIEIQDWISERRSSR from the coding sequence ATGGCATTCTATAGTTCAGGCGTGGAATATGGCCTTCATAGCCTGTTATGCATGGTCGATAGCAAAGGCGACGATCGTGAAATGAATGTGCGTGAGATGGCTGAACTACAAGGTGTTCCCTTCGATTACCTTGCCAAAATTTTTACCCGTCTTTCACGTGCTGGGCTAGTGGTCAGCACTGAAGGTAAAGGCGGCGGATTCCGCTTAGCAAGAGCACCTGAGCTCATTACCGCGCTTGACGTTGCACAGGCCATTGATGGCACCAAGACGGTGTTTGAGTGCAAAGAAATTCGTCAACGCCTCGCTGTTTTTGAGGAAACACCTCCGGCTTGGGCATGTGAAGGTCCATGCAGCATTCGTGCGGTCATGGATGGCGCCCAGCAACGCATGGAAGAAGAGTTGGCTCGTCACACGATTTTAGATTTGGCTCGACGTACATTCCGTAAAGCGCCAGACACTTTCGCTATCGAAATTCAGGACTGGATTTCAGAGCGTCGTAGTTCGAGATAA